In one Flavobacteriales bacterium genomic region, the following are encoded:
- the dnaG gene encoding DNA primase, with the protein MISPAAIQQVKDAMRVEEVVGDFVALKRKGPRYLGLCPFHNEKTPSFNVSPQLGIFKCFGCGEAGDAITFLQKHEHLSYVEAIRWLAKRYQIDLPEEEQTPEQQLEQSERESIAVAQQWAMQWSEDQLWNTDEGRRIGLSYFHERGFSDTTIKAFHLGYVPEQGSAFAIAAQANGFNPEILEKAGWIKRREDGTAWDFFAGRVTFPVFGLSGQPIAFGARTLKSDKKLPKYFNSPESALYVKSRSLYGIHHAKKAIVEQQLCYLVEGYTDVISLHQAGIANVVASSGTSLTEDQVRLIKRYAPTVCILYDGDAAGMKASLRGIDLVLKEGLNVKVVTFPEGEDPDSFAKSHGSSEVSAYLTQQAQDFLVFKAGLLMQDVGDDPVKKAAAIHDIVESIALVPDQVLRSLYIQQCGRLLGVNEQALISEMNKVLRRQYRKQLGGDQPVPEEVIPADIAPPQPTVEDHGTVPQERDLLRMLLSYGHERIQVPMLDEDGNTTDEETSVAELMFELLALDDILFDEPLFREIYLDYRHTSNLGQSVHTTRYVAHEHEHWRRMAIDLLTERHVLSPNWKARHKIHVKRESEQLYDALEEAVDILKERRVDRMIRDRQEQLRAADDAAMMLLLAEIQQLNEAKKKLAKKTGRVVVG; encoded by the coding sequence GTGATCTCGCCCGCCGCCATCCAGCAAGTGAAGGACGCCATGCGCGTGGAAGAGGTGGTGGGCGACTTCGTCGCGCTCAAGCGGAAGGGCCCGCGCTACCTCGGCCTTTGCCCCTTCCACAACGAGAAGACGCCCAGCTTCAATGTGAGCCCGCAGCTCGGCATCTTCAAGTGCTTCGGCTGCGGCGAGGCGGGCGATGCCATCACCTTCCTCCAGAAGCACGAGCACCTCAGCTACGTGGAGGCCATCCGCTGGCTCGCCAAGCGCTACCAGATCGATCTGCCCGAGGAGGAGCAGACGCCCGAGCAGCAGCTGGAGCAGAGCGAGCGCGAGAGCATCGCCGTGGCGCAGCAATGGGCCATGCAGTGGAGCGAGGACCAGCTCTGGAACACCGATGAGGGCCGGCGCATCGGGCTCTCCTACTTCCACGAGCGCGGCTTCAGCGACACCACCATCAAGGCCTTCCACCTGGGCTATGTGCCCGAGCAGGGCAGCGCCTTCGCCATCGCCGCGCAGGCCAACGGCTTCAATCCGGAGATCCTCGAGAAGGCCGGCTGGATCAAGCGCCGCGAGGACGGCACCGCCTGGGATTTCTTCGCCGGCCGCGTCACCTTCCCCGTCTTCGGCCTCAGCGGCCAGCCCATCGCCTTCGGCGCGCGCACGCTCAAGAGCGACAAGAAGCTGCCCAAGTACTTCAACAGCCCGGAGAGCGCGCTGTACGTCAAGAGCCGATCGCTCTACGGCATCCACCACGCCAAGAAGGCCATCGTGGAGCAGCAGCTCTGCTACCTGGTGGAGGGCTACACCGACGTGATCAGCCTGCACCAGGCCGGCATCGCCAACGTGGTGGCCAGCAGCGGCACCAGCCTCACCGAGGACCAGGTGCGCCTCATCAAGCGCTACGCCCCCACGGTGTGCATCCTCTACGATGGCGATGCGGCGGGCATGAAGGCCAGCCTGCGCGGCATCGACCTCGTCCTGAAGGAGGGCCTCAACGTGAAGGTGGTGACCTTCCCCGAGGGCGAGGACCCCGACAGCTTCGCGAAGAGCCATGGCAGCAGCGAGGTGAGCGCCTACCTCACGCAGCAGGCGCAGGATTTCCTCGTGTTCAAGGCCGGCCTGCTGATGCAGGACGTGGGCGACGACCCCGTGAAGAAGGCCGCCGCCATCCACGACATCGTGGAGAGCATCGCGCTGGTGCCCGACCAGGTGCTGCGCTCGCTCTACATCCAGCAGTGCGGGCGACTGCTCGGCGTCAACGAGCAGGCCCTCATCAGCGAGATGAACAAGGTGCTGCGCAGGCAGTACCGCAAGCAGCTCGGGGGTGACCAGCCGGTGCCGGAGGAGGTGATTCCTGCGGACATCGCGCCGCCCCAACCCACCGTGGAGGACCACGGCACCGTGCCGCAGGAGCGCGACCTGCTGCGCATGCTGCTCAGCTACGGCCACGAGCGCATCCAGGTGCCCATGCTCGACGAGGACGGCAACACCACCGACGAGGAGACCTCCGTGGCCGAGCTCATGTTCGAGCTGCTCGCGCTGGACGACATCCTCTTCGACGAGCCCCTCTTCCGCGAGATCTACCTGGACTACCGGCACACCAGCAACCTGGGCCAGTCCGTGCACACCACCCGCTACGTGGCCCACGAGCACGAGCATTGGCGCCGCATGGCCATCGACCTGCTCACCGAGCGCCATGTGCTCAGCCCCAACTGGAAGGCCCGCCACAAGATCCACGTCAAGCGCGAGAGCGAGCAGCTCTACGATGCCCTGGAAGAGGCCGTGGACATCCTCAAGGAGCGCCGCGTGGACCGCATGATCCGCGACCGCCAGGAGCAGCTCAGGGCCGCCGATGACGCGGCCATGATGCTCCTGCTCGCCGAGATCCAGCAGCTCAACGAGGCCAAGAAGAAGCTGGCGAAGAAGACGGGGAGGGTGGTGGTGGGGTAG
- a CDS encoding polyprenyl synthetase family protein, with amino-acid sequence MPTLAEVQRPIADELAAFEPRFREAMRSRAALLDRIMHYIVKRKGKQMRPMFTLLSARLFGPVNDSAFTAASLIELLHTATLVHDDVVDGSPMRRGFFSINALWKNKIAVLVGDYLLSRGLLLAIDKGEFELLRIVSRAVREMSEGELLQLEKTRGLNFSEEVYFDIIRQKTASLIAACCASGASASGQDAGTVERMRLFGEHVGIAFQIKDDLFDYGTGQDIGKPSGLDIKEKKLTLPLIHALRQVDAADRRWMVNVVKNRNEDGKAVARVIDMVVRAGGIRHAQERMLHYRDAALSILHGFPRNEARDALEGLVQLTVERTK; translated from the coding sequence ATGCCCACCCTAGCCGAGGTGCAACGGCCCATCGCCGACGAGCTGGCCGCCTTCGAGCCCCGCTTCCGCGAGGCCATGCGCAGCCGCGCCGCCCTGCTGGACCGCATCATGCACTACATCGTGAAGCGCAAGGGCAAGCAGATGCGGCCCATGTTCACCCTGCTCAGCGCCCGCCTCTTCGGGCCGGTGAACGACAGCGCCTTCACGGCCGCCAGCCTCATCGAGCTGCTGCACACCGCCACCCTGGTGCACGACGATGTGGTGGACGGCAGCCCCATGCGCCGGGGCTTCTTCAGCATCAACGCGCTGTGGAAGAACAAGATCGCCGTGCTCGTGGGCGACTACCTGCTGAGCCGGGGCCTGCTGCTGGCCATCGACAAGGGCGAGTTCGAGCTGCTGCGCATCGTGAGCCGGGCCGTGCGCGAGATGAGCGAGGGCGAGCTGCTCCAGCTCGAGAAGACGCGCGGCCTCAACTTCAGCGAGGAGGTCTACTTCGACATCATCCGCCAGAAGACCGCCAGCCTCATCGCGGCCTGCTGCGCCAGCGGGGCCAGCGCATCCGGCCAGGATGCCGGCACGGTCGAGCGCATGCGCCTCTTCGGCGAGCACGTCGGCATCGCCTTCCAGATCAAGGACGACCTGTTCGACTACGGCACCGGCCAGGACATCGGCAAGCCGAGCGGGCTCGACATCAAGGAGAAGAAGCTCACCCTCCCCCTCATCCACGCGCTGCGACAGGTGGACGCCGCCGACCGGCGCTGGATGGTGAACGTGGTGAAGAACCGCAACGAGGACGGCAAGGCCGTGGCGCGCGTCATCGACATGGTGGTGCGTGCCGGCGGCATCCGCCACGCGCAGGAACGCATGCTGCACTACCGCGACGCCGCCCTCTCCATCCTGCACGGCTTCCCGCGCAACGAGGCCCGCGATGCCCTGGAGGGGCTCGTTCAGCTCACCGTGGAACGCACCAAGTGA
- the rlmN gene encoding 23S rRNA (adenine(2503)-C(2))-methyltransferase RlmN, with product MAALTDIRSLSLEEIKSLVADLGEKPYRAKQLWEWLWKKQARSWDDMSDLPKAFRAQLAERCVLRPLVLAEEQRSQDGTVKCAFRTWDGHVVEGVLIPTPTRLTACISSQIGCSLTCSFCATGKLKRIRNLDAGEIVDQVVLIDRLAHEYYQQGLTNIVYMGMGEPLLNYANTLRSAERVTAPDGLGMSAKRITVSTAGIAKMIRKLADDGTKFNLALSLHAANDAKRDRIMPINEQNSLSELKEALRYYTRVTRQPVTFEYILLRGFNDSLADAQELVKYASDVHAKVNLIEYNPIDEGGFGRTEAKDAEAFQQYLDKKGIIARIRRSRGRDIDAACGQLANKNEPALKEGERRLKQAPPAQNP from the coding sequence ATGGCCGCGCTCACAGACATCCGTTCCCTCTCCTTGGAGGAGATCAAGTCGCTCGTCGCGGATCTCGGTGAGAAGCCCTACCGCGCCAAGCAGCTGTGGGAGTGGCTGTGGAAGAAGCAGGCGCGGAGCTGGGACGACATGAGCGACCTGCCGAAGGCCTTCCGGGCCCAGCTGGCGGAGCGTTGCGTGCTGCGTCCGCTGGTGCTGGCCGAGGAGCAGCGCAGCCAGGACGGCACGGTGAAGTGCGCGTTCAGGACCTGGGACGGTCATGTGGTGGAAGGCGTGCTCATCCCCACCCCCACCCGCCTCACGGCCTGCATCAGCAGCCAGATCGGGTGCAGCCTCACGTGCAGCTTCTGCGCCACCGGCAAGCTGAAGCGCATCCGCAACCTCGATGCGGGCGAGATCGTGGACCAGGTGGTGCTGATCGACCGCCTCGCGCACGAGTACTACCAGCAGGGGCTCACGAACATCGTGTACATGGGCATGGGCGAGCCGCTGCTCAACTACGCCAACACCCTGCGCAGCGCCGAGCGCGTCACCGCGCCCGACGGGCTGGGCATGAGCGCCAAGCGCATCACGGTGAGCACCGCGGGCATCGCCAAGATGATCCGCAAGCTGGCCGATGACGGCACGAAGTTCAACCTGGCCCTGAGCCTGCACGCGGCCAACGATGCGAAGCGCGACCGCATCATGCCCATCAACGAGCAGAACTCCCTCAGCGAACTGAAGGAGGCGCTCCGCTACTACACCCGGGTCACGCGCCAGCCGGTCACCTTCGAGTACATCCTGCTGCGCGGCTTCAACGATTCACTGGCCGACGCGCAGGAGCTGGTGAAGTACGCCAGCGACGTGCATGCCAAGGTGAACCTGATCGAATACAACCCCATCGACGAGGGCGGGTTCGGCCGCACGGAGGCGAAGGATGCCGAGGCCTTCCAGCAATACCTGGACAAGAAGGGCATCATCGCACGCATCCGCCGCAGCCGCGGGCGCGACATCGATGCGGCCTGCGGGCAGCTCGCCAACAAGAACGAGCCCGCGCTGAAGGAGGGAGAGCGGCGGCTGAAGCAGGCGCCCCCGGCTCAGAACCCGTAG
- a CDS encoding 2-C-methyl-D-erythritol 4-phosphate cytidylyltransferase yields the protein MHRSTILVAGGSGKRMGGPVPKQFQAVKGRPLLMWTIEAFHRYDPAMQLIVVLPQEHFDIWKALCMGHRFFIPHEVVAGGEQRWHSVKAGLSKVAGDGLVAVHDGVRPLVSAALIGRCFEAADHHAAAIPVVPVVPSVRETTADGSRALDRTRLLAVQTPQCFHADLLRKAFEQPYDPAFTDEATLVERLGVQVHLVEGEDANIKVTTAMDMRLAELML from the coding sequence ATGCATCGCTCCACCATCCTCGTCGCCGGCGGCTCCGGCAAGCGCATGGGCGGCCCCGTGCCCAAGCAGTTCCAGGCCGTGAAGGGCCGGCCGCTGCTGATGTGGACGATTGAGGCCTTCCACCGCTACGACCCGGCCATGCAGCTGATCGTGGTGCTGCCCCAGGAGCACTTCGACATCTGGAAGGCGCTGTGCATGGGGCATCGGTTCTTCATCCCGCACGAGGTAGTGGCCGGCGGCGAGCAGCGCTGGCACAGCGTGAAGGCCGGCCTGTCCAAGGTGGCGGGCGACGGCCTGGTGGCCGTGCACGACGGCGTGCGCCCGCTGGTGAGCGCCGCGCTGATCGGGCGCTGCTTCGAGGCCGCCGATCACCACGCCGCAGCCATCCCCGTGGTGCCGGTGGTGCCCAGCGTCCGCGAAACCACCGCCGATGGATCGCGCGCGCTGGACCGCACGAGGCTGCTGGCCGTGCAGACGCCGCAATGCTTCCATGCCGACCTGCTGCGCAAGGCCTTCGAACAGCCTTACGACCCCGCCTTCACCGATGAGGCCACCCTGGTGGAGCGGCTGGGCGTGCAGGTGCACCTGGTGGAAGGGGAGGACGCCAACATCAAGGTGACCACGGCCATGGACATGCGGTTGGCGGAGCTGATGCTCTAG
- the queA gene encoding tRNA preQ1(34) S-adenosylmethionine ribosyltransferase-isomerase QueA: MKLNAFKFNLPKEQIALYPTKDRDGSKLMVLHRKDGKIEHKKFKNILDYFNEGDTFILNNTKVFPARMWGNKEKTGAKIEVFMLRELNRDSLLWDVIVDPARKIRIGNKLYFGKDDELVAEVIDNTTSRGRTLRFLFDGTYEEFKRTITEMGETPLPRYIRRETEASDAERYQTIYAKHEGAVAAPTAGLHFSRELMKRMELQGMHFAEVTLHVGLGSFRPVEVEDLTKHKMDSEQAIITKEACDIVNRAKDSKKRVCCVGTTTMRAIESSVSTENHMKPFNGWTNKFIFPPYDFSIADSMITNFHMPESTLLMQVAAFGGYDHVWNAYKVAIKDKYRFFSYGDAMLII; encoded by the coding sequence ATGAAGCTCAACGCATTCAAGTTCAACCTCCCCAAGGAGCAGATCGCCCTCTACCCCACCAAGGACCGCGACGGCAGCAAGCTCATGGTCCTTCACCGCAAGGACGGGAAGATCGAGCACAAGAAGTTCAAGAACATCCTGGACTACTTCAATGAGGGCGACACCTTCATCCTCAACAACACCAAGGTGTTCCCCGCCCGCATGTGGGGCAACAAGGAGAAGACCGGCGCCAAGATCGAGGTCTTCATGCTGCGCGAGCTCAATCGCGACAGCCTGCTGTGGGATGTGATCGTGGACCCCGCGCGCAAGATCCGCATCGGCAACAAGCTCTATTTCGGCAAGGACGATGAGCTGGTGGCCGAGGTGATCGACAACACCACCAGCCGGGGCCGCACCCTGCGCTTCCTCTTCGACGGCACCTATGAGGAGTTCAAGCGCACCATCACCGAGATGGGCGAGACGCCGCTGCCGCGCTACATCCGCCGCGAGACCGAGGCCAGCGATGCGGAGCGCTACCAGACCATCTACGCCAAGCACGAGGGTGCGGTGGCCGCACCCACCGCCGGCCTGCACTTCAGCCGAGAGCTGATGAAGCGCATGGAGCTGCAAGGCATGCACTTTGCCGAGGTGACCCTGCACGTGGGCCTGGGCAGCTTCCGCCCGGTGGAGGTGGAGGACCTCACCAAGCACAAGATGGACAGCGAGCAGGCCATCATCACCAAGGAGGCCTGCGACATCGTGAACCGCGCCAAGGACAGCAAGAAGCGCGTGTGCTGCGTGGGCACCACCACCATGCGCGCCATCGAGAGCAGCGTGAGCACCGAGAACCACATGAAGCCGTTCAACGGGTGGACGAACAAGTTCATCTTCCCGCCCTACGACTTCAGCATCGCCGACAGCATGATCACCAACTTCCACATGCCCGAGAGCACGCTGCTGATGCAGGTGGCGGCCTTCGGCGGCTACGACCACGTATGGAATGCCTACAAGGTGGCCATCAAGGACAAGTACCGCTTCTTCAGCTATGGGGATGCGATGCTGATCATCTGA
- the truB gene encoding tRNA pseudouridine(55) synthase TruB, producing the protein MHDFEFTPETGGLILVDKPLGWTSFDAVSKIRGAMRSVVKRKNFKVGHAGTLDPLASGLLIMAYGPRTKELPQLTGLEKAYLGTVTLGATTPSYDLETAPEPVGPWEQLSEEEIRAAFERFHGEVEQRPPLYSAKRHQGERGYFLAREGVQVEMPAVKVLITRLEVTAIRGADVDFEVHVSKGTYIRSLAHDVGQVLGCGAYLSALRRTAIGPYRVEAAHPPAAWAQRIAPLPDRG; encoded by the coding sequence TTGCACGACTTCGAATTCACCCCTGAGACCGGCGGCCTCATCCTGGTGGACAAGCCGCTGGGCTGGACCAGCTTCGATGCCGTGAGCAAGATCCGCGGGGCCATGCGCAGCGTGGTGAAGCGCAAGAACTTCAAGGTGGGGCACGCCGGCACGCTCGATCCGCTCGCCAGCGGCCTGCTGATCATGGCCTACGGGCCCCGCACCAAGGAGCTGCCGCAGCTCACCGGGCTGGAGAAGGCCTACCTCGGCACCGTCACCCTGGGGGCCACCACCCCGAGCTACGACCTGGAGACGGCCCCCGAGCCGGTGGGGCCTTGGGAGCAGCTGTCGGAGGAGGAGATACGGGCCGCCTTCGAGCGCTTCCACGGCGAGGTGGAGCAGCGCCCACCGCTCTATTCGGCCAAGCGGCACCAGGGTGAGCGCGGCTACTTCCTGGCCCGGGAGGGCGTTCAGGTGGAGATGCCGGCGGTGAAGGTGCTCATCACCCGGTTGGAGGTCACGGCCATCCGCGGGGCCGACGTCGACTTCGAGGTGCATGTGAGCAAGGGCACCTACATCCGCTCATTGGCGCACGACGTGGGGCAGGTGCTGGGCTGCGGCGCCTACCTGAGCGCCCTGCGCCGCACGGCCATCGGCCCCTACCGGGTGGAGGCGGCACACCCGCCGGCGGCCTGGGCGCAGCGCATCGCACCCCTTCCCGACAGGGGTTGA
- a CDS encoding undecaprenyl-diphosphate phosphatase, which translates to MTLLQAILLAIIEGITEFLPVSSTGHMIIGSTLMGIEQDEFVKLFTVAIQFGTILSVVVLYWKRFFQSIDFYLKLLVAFLPAVAAGLLFKDAIDLLLENVFVVGLALFGGGIVFLFIDRWAPGGTEAGPQPIGWRRALIIGAWQCLAMVPGVSRSAATIIGGLTQGLTRRHAAEFSFFLAVPTMFAATVKSMYDYLDDGGAFTGEHLQLFAVGNLVAFVVAIIAIRGFIGYLTRHGFKAFGWYRIAVGGLIIALHLLGVPMQML; encoded by the coding sequence ATGACGCTGCTGCAGGCCATCCTACTGGCCATCATCGAGGGCATCACCGAGTTCCTGCCCGTCTCCAGCACGGGGCATATGATCATCGGCTCCACGCTGATGGGCATCGAGCAGGACGAGTTCGTGAAGCTCTTCACCGTGGCCATCCAGTTCGGCACCATCCTCAGCGTGGTGGTGCTCTATTGGAAGCGCTTCTTCCAGAGCATCGACTTCTACCTGAAGCTGCTGGTGGCCTTCCTGCCGGCCGTGGCGGCGGGGCTGCTGTTCAAGGACGCCATCGACCTGCTGCTGGAGAACGTCTTCGTGGTGGGGCTGGCGCTCTTCGGCGGCGGCATCGTCTTCCTCTTCATCGACCGCTGGGCGCCCGGCGGCACCGAGGCGGGCCCGCAGCCCATCGGCTGGCGGCGCGCGCTGATCATCGGCGCGTGGCAGTGCCTGGCCATGGTGCCCGGCGTGTCCCGCTCGGCGGCCACCATCATCGGCGGGCTCACCCAGGGCCTCACGCGGCGGCATGCGGCCGAGTTCAGCTTCTTCCTGGCGGTGCCCACCATGTTCGCCGCCACGGTGAAGTCCATGTACGACTACCTGGATGACGGCGGCGCCTTCACCGGCGAGCACCTGCAGCTGTTCGCCGTGGGCAACCTGGTGGCCTTCGTGGTGGCCATCATCGCCATCCGCGGCTTCATCGGCTACCTCACCCGGCACGGCTTCAAGGCCTTCGGCTGGTACCGCATCGCCGTGGGCGGCCTCATCATCGCCCTGCACCTCTTGGGGGTGCCCATGCAGATGCTCTGA
- a CDS encoding DUF3098 domain-containing protein, translated as MSKQNHFNDLAFTATNYKLFVIGLAIVVAGFLLMSGGGSGDPNAFNADEIFSARRITVAPIVTLIGYLFVAFAILKKSKAD; from the coding sequence ATGTCCAAGCAGAACCACTTCAACGACCTGGCGTTCACCGCCACCAACTACAAGCTCTTCGTCATCGGCCTGGCCATCGTCGTGGCGGGCTTCCTGCTCATGAGCGGCGGCGGCAGCGGCGACCCCAACGCCTTCAACGCCGACGAGATCTTCAGCGCGCGCCGGATCACCGTGGCCCCCATCGTCACGCTCATCGGCTACCTCTTCGTGGCCTTTGCCATCCTGAAGAAGAGCAAGGCCGACTAG
- a CDS encoding permease-like cell division protein FtsX, translating into MSAARRIRSRTRTTSVGTIIGITLVLWMLGIQGFILLNARALERYFKEQVRVELFLKRGQKEVDVMKLRKELDVQPWCAGTVLVTPEEAAARMEEELGEDFLELLGGVSPIDPNIQLSIRPAYAHPDSMRWIVEGLRKDPRLNDVAYNAAVIENMQRNFVTLNLGGLIFLVLLLVVAVALINNTIRLAVHSQRFLIRTMHLVGATRWFIKRPFLLAGLWQGLVAAVLAVGGLTGLLWLGRRHVPDLLAFTDAVSLGLLFAGVVAVGLIIALLATWIAVGRYLRMDHEALHWS; encoded by the coding sequence ATGAGCGCCGCCCGTCGCATCAGGTCCCGCACGCGCACCACCAGCGTGGGCACCATCATCGGCATCACGCTGGTGCTGTGGATGCTGGGCATCCAGGGCTTCATTCTGCTCAACGCCCGCGCCCTGGAGCGCTACTTCAAGGAGCAGGTGCGGGTGGAGCTCTTCCTGAAGCGTGGGCAGAAGGAGGTGGACGTGATGAAGCTGCGCAAGGAGCTGGACGTGCAGCCGTGGTGCGCGGGCACGGTGCTGGTGACGCCGGAGGAGGCGGCCGCGCGGATGGAGGAGGAACTCGGGGAGGATTTCCTGGAGCTGCTCGGCGGGGTGAGCCCGATCGACCCGAACATCCAGTTGAGCATACGCCCGGCCTATGCGCACCCGGACAGCATGCGGTGGATCGTGGAGGGGCTGCGCAAGGACCCGCGGCTCAACGATGTGGCCTACAACGCCGCGGTGATCGAGAACATGCAGCGCAACTTCGTCACCCTCAACCTGGGCGGGCTCATCTTCCTGGTGCTGCTGCTGGTGGTGGCCGTGGCGCTCATCAACAACACCATCCGGCTGGCGGTGCACAGCCAGCGTTTCCTCATCCGCACCATGCACCTGGTGGGGGCCACGCGCTGGTTCATCAAGCGGCCCTTCCTGCTGGCCGGCCTGTGGCAGGGCCTGGTGGCGGCGGTGCTGGCCGTGGGCGGGCTCACCGGCCTGCTGTGGCTGGGGCGCCGCCATGTGCCCGACCTGCTGGCCTTCACGGATGCGGTCTCCCTTGGCCTGCTCTTCGCCGGGGTGGTGGCGGTGGGGCTGATCATCGCCCTGCTGGCCACCTGGATCGCCGTGGGCCGCTACCTTCGCATGGATCACGAGGCCTTGCACTGGAGCTGA